Proteins encoded in a region of the Ruegeria sp. AD91A genome:
- the pbpC gene encoding penicillin-binding protein 1C: protein MPRRSRLLFALAGALYLTALARDGVDRWVDATTLPPVLAETSVEMRDRNGDLLRAFPVEDGIWRLRPGAVDPKFIAMLIRYEDKRFWTHAGVDPIAMLRAAGQSLWNGRNVSGGSTLTMQVARLIEDGPTGRWSGKFRQIRVALALERRLSKQQILNLYLTHAPYGGNLEGLRAGTRAWFGKDAARLTPAQTALLVALPQSPEARRPDRNPEAAREARDRVLRRLERHNVLTGVEARVALTEALPDRMNSFPRLAPHLTDRVARQAPATRAFGLTLDAGLQARLETLVAQAATRVGPRVSGALIVADHRSGEVLASVGSAGYQDARQGFVDMTRAVRSPGSTLKPLVYGLAFDQGLAHPETLINDSPVMFGRYAPRNFDGAFRGDVRVRDALQLSLNIPVVRLTNELGPARVMTALRLAGSEPRLNGGTPGLAISLGGVGLSLHDLVQVYATLAAGGTGPILFHDTLAEARQTQRVLSETSAWQVADILAGVSPPAGNATGSLAYKTGTSYGHRDAWAIGFDGRHVIGVWLGRADGTPVPGAFGGDLAAPLLAEAFNLLKPDLTPLRPPPPSTLLVGAAQLPQPLQRFRPRTKAFEDDPSAPDLLFPPNNAVLETFGAPLTVKLRGGVGPFSVLADGVPLLTGQRQREFKIPNPGAGFTSLVVVDSQGQSDRVAIRID from the coding sequence ATGCCTAGGCGGTCGCGGCTTTTGTTTGCGCTGGCCGGAGCACTCTACCTGACGGCACTGGCGCGGGATGGTGTTGACCGCTGGGTCGACGCCACAACCCTCCCTCCCGTTCTGGCTGAAACTTCGGTCGAGATGCGAGACCGGAATGGCGACCTTCTGCGTGCATTTCCAGTCGAGGATGGCATCTGGCGACTACGGCCCGGCGCAGTCGATCCGAAATTCATCGCCATGCTGATCCGGTACGAGGATAAACGGTTCTGGACCCACGCCGGAGTGGACCCCATCGCGATGCTGCGGGCCGCTGGGCAAAGCCTGTGGAACGGGCGTAACGTGTCGGGTGGGTCCACCCTGACCATGCAGGTGGCACGATTGATCGAAGATGGCCCGACCGGGCGCTGGAGCGGTAAATTTCGCCAGATCAGAGTCGCATTGGCGTTGGAGCGGCGCCTGAGCAAACAGCAAATCCTGAACCTTTATCTGACCCATGCCCCTTATGGTGGTAATCTGGAAGGACTCCGCGCCGGCACCCGCGCGTGGTTTGGAAAGGACGCCGCCCGGCTGACCCCTGCACAGACCGCCCTGTTGGTTGCGTTGCCGCAATCTCCGGAAGCGCGGCGTCCGGATCGTAACCCAGAGGCCGCCCGAGAAGCGCGTGACCGGGTGCTGCGCAGGCTTGAACGCCATAACGTCCTGACCGGTGTTGAAGCGCGCGTGGCTTTGACCGAAGCTCTTCCGGATCGGATGAATTCGTTTCCGCGCCTTGCACCACATCTGACTGACCGTGTGGCGCGGCAAGCGCCCGCGACCCGAGCCTTCGGCCTGACGCTGGATGCCGGATTGCAGGCCCGGCTGGAAACCTTGGTGGCCCAGGCCGCCACCCGTGTCGGACCGCGCGTTTCCGGGGCCCTGATCGTGGCCGATCATCGCAGCGGCGAGGTTCTGGCATCGGTCGGATCTGCCGGGTATCAAGATGCGCGTCAGGGGTTCGTGGATATGACCCGGGCCGTACGGTCTCCCGGATCGACCCTGAAACCTCTGGTCTACGGGCTGGCCTTCGATCAGGGGCTGGCCCATCCCGAGACCCTGATCAACGACAGCCCCGTCATGTTCGGTCGGTACGCGCCGCGCAATTTTGATGGCGCATTCCGTGGAGATGTCCGGGTGCGGGATGCATTGCAATTGTCGCTGAACATCCCCGTTGTGCGGCTGACGAATGAACTGGGGCCCGCTCGTGTGATGACGGCATTGCGGTTGGCCGGCTCGGAACCGCGTCTGAATGGTGGCACACCCGGATTGGCGATTTCTTTGGGCGGCGTGGGGTTGAGCCTGCACGATCTGGTTCAGGTTTACGCCACTCTGGCGGCTGGTGGCACAGGCCCGATCCTGTTTCACGATACGCTCGCGGAGGCGCGGCAAACTCAGCGCGTTCTGTCAGAAACCTCTGCCTGGCAGGTTGCGGACATTCTGGCCGGGGTTTCGCCACCGGCGGGCAATGCAACAGGGTCGCTTGCCTACAAAACCGGCACATCTTATGGCCACCGCGATGCCTGGGCCATCGGCTTTGACGGGCGGCACGTCATCGGGGTCTGGCTGGGACGGGCTGATGGAACGCCTGTTCCCGGTGCATTTGGGGGCGATCTTGCCGCGCCGCTTCTGGCCGAGGCTTTCAACCTGTTGAAACCCGACCTCACGCCCCTGCGTCCACCGCCGCCCTCGACCCTGCTTGTCGGCGCTGCCCAATTGCCGCAACCTTTGCAGCGATTTCGCCCCCGCACAAAAGCTTTCGAAGATGATCCTTCCGCGCCGGACTTGCTGTTTCCTCCCAATAACGCTGTGTTAGAGACATTCGGAGCACCTTTGACGGTCAAACTGCGTGGCGGCGTCGGACCGTTTTCCGTACTGGCAGATGGAGTGCCCTTGCTGACCGGGCAGCGGCAAAGAGAGTTCAAAATCCCCAATCCGGGGGCCGGTTTCACCTCACTTGTCGTGGTGGATTCTCAAGGTCAGTCCGACAGGGTCGCAATCAGGATCGATTAG
- the yaaA gene encoding peroxide stress protein YaaA has product MLVVISPAKRLDWAERDVEVTQPDFQDDAIRLSKTARNLTLGDLKKLMDLSDDLARLNRDRYRAFSDMPDANATRPAALAFAGDTYQGLEAASLGPDELAWAQDHLRILSGLYGVLRPLDAIQPYRLEMGSKLKTRRGKNLYEYWRDQLSKALNAQCDKIGSDVLINCASQEYFGAVDPHALKLRVVTPVFMEDKNDTPKIVSFFAKKARGAMARYVIQHRLTDPKALLDFDTGGYAYRADLSEEDRPVFVRPYSA; this is encoded by the coding sequence CCGATTTTCAGGATGATGCGATCAGACTGTCCAAAACCGCACGCAATCTGACCCTTGGAGATCTGAAAAAGCTGATGGATCTGAGCGATGATCTGGCACGTCTGAATCGCGATCGCTATCGTGCTTTTTCGGACATGCCAGACGCGAATGCAACGCGCCCGGCCGCGCTGGCCTTTGCAGGTGACACCTATCAGGGTCTGGAAGCAGCTTCGCTCGGTCCTGACGAATTGGCATGGGCACAGGATCATCTGCGCATCCTCTCGGGCCTGTATGGCGTTTTGCGGCCACTTGATGCGATACAACCCTACAGACTGGAGATGGGCAGCAAGCTAAAAACCCGGCGCGGCAAGAACCTTTATGAATATTGGCGCGACCAGTTGAGCAAGGCCCTGAACGCACAATGCGACAAGATCGGCAGCGACGTTCTGATCAACTGCGCCAGTCAGGAGTATTTCGGTGCCGTGGACCCGCACGCTTTGAAACTGCGCGTCGTCACTCCTGTGTTCATGGAAGACAAGAACGACACTCCGAAGATCGTGAGTTTCTTTGCCAAAAAGGCGCGTGGTGCAATGGCGCGCTATGTCATTCAACACCGCCTGACTGACCCGAAAGCTTTGCTGGATTTCGATACGGGCGGATACGCGTATCGTGCTGACCTGTCGGAAGAGGACAGACCTGTCTTTGTTCGACCCTATTCGGCCTGA
- a CDS encoding alpha-2-macroglobulin family protein, with amino-acid sequence MRRFVYISITYIIFLLNLPAAVLAQSAVPEFRYVASRDTDFYGSDLDALFDTDLKSCIQACSANAQCTAFTYNTRSDACFPKSGVSRQETYQGALSAQKVPGTEKSLTLGKIRAETLSALSSDDLGRATKQARDLGFLHPAGGYDLQAVLDAALDAGSVTQAMQWTGVAVSLSDTPDLWVEYARLLLAMNPSGWNERRDLRNRALNAAINGYLRADASGSQIAALMILAEALEEVERGRDMIPVLRLAEQVQPREDVLAALDNAIGKYGFRVVDSSVESDAAAPRICIEFSEPLVKAGVDYDPFVQRDADGLVVQADDSQLCVDGVAHGLRYRLTLREGLPAASGKALNRSIELTHYVRDRAPSVRFPGRSYVLPNSAGAALPVETVNVTELDLTLRRVSDRNLLRAVQQDFFGRPLSEWQEKEFSDEIAQDIWTGTAEVSNQLNQTMTARLPMAEAIFDQPAGIYALTARVPGADPYDDPGATQWFVLSDLGISTALGTDGLHVTVRGLSDAVPREGVEVLLVSEANAVIATARTDETGYVSFDPGLTRGKGASAPALVTAASDDSDFSFLSLTDPAFDLSDRGVEGRAPAGPVDVFLTTDRGAYRAGEVIHVTALSRDGKALAIEGLPLTAILYRPDGVEYRRSVSDGGVAGGHVFALPVAADVPRGAWKIEIKSDPKGDALARQTVLVEDFLPERIDFDLTLPDAPLRPGDSPPLSIDARYLFGVPGSDLSIDGQVIARPADTVPGYGGYRFGRYDAETSIKSTYFGDMHTDTAGQATVAVEVPALETEGKPIEVEIIARLADGSGRPVERRLTAPVLPPHPVIGVKPLFDEVIPEGTEAAFEIVGLSPDLTPSPMRLRWTLNKVETRYQWYQLYGNWNWEPTTRRSRVATGEVDVSTDPLTLTQPVKWGRYELVVQRVDGTYAETAIDFHAGWYQAADASTTPDRLEMSLDRDSYRIGDTAQLRIVPRMAGVAQIEVLSNRLLHRQMVEVPEGETLIPIEVTKDWGAGAYVTATVIRPMDVAAGQNPARAMGVAHASIDPEDHKLSVTVDVPEVIAPRQTQKARIRVENAADNDPVWLTLAAVDVGILNLTGFESPDPQGYYFGQRRLGVDLRDVYGRLIDGMTGAMGTVRSGGDSDNGMRRQSPPPTQDLMAVFSGPVEIGADGEVEIDIPLPAFNGTVRLMAVAWSHKAVGQAEAEMIVRDPVVVTASLPRFLAPGDQSRMRLEIVHADGTPGEMALGLTASNGLELGAAPASFVLEDGGKAVFEIPITASAVGDPEISVSITTPDGRDLSQTLRMPVRANDPVIAQTRRFALGAGDSFLFSQDVFDGFQPGSAKAILSAGALAKFDTPGLLDQLNRYPYGCTEQITSKALPLLYLSSVAQASGLGDGPVVDQRIGDSIRSILTRQAANGAFGLWRAGSGDFWLDAYVTDFLSRARTQGHPVPDRAFAQAMDNLRNRVNYAPDFDEGGQDIAYALMVLAREGAASMGDLRYYADVKGDAFDTPLAAAQLGAALASYGDQTRADSMFNRAALMLDRQQNQQQNVWRADYGTYLRDAAGLLTLAVGAGSEAIDRDALIQRVSTGRTPLSTQEATWSLLAAHELVSDTTESGLMVNGAPVSGPFVKVLQSGQADDINIMAADGQATDITLTITGIPESPPEAGGTGYAIERQYYSMDGDLIDANSFAVGDRFVTVLQVTPFESGGARLMVDDPLSAGIEIDNPSLLRSGDVRALDWLDLSDATHTEFRSDRFLAAVDLSGRERVTLAYVARAVTPGVFHHPAASVEDMYRPQNRARTSTRQVEVQ; translated from the coding sequence ATGCGCCGCTTTGTTTATATTTCAATAACTTACATAATTTTTCTTCTGAACCTTCCCGCTGCGGTTCTGGCGCAGAGTGCGGTGCCTGAATTCCGCTATGTTGCCTCTCGGGACACGGATTTCTATGGCTCGGATCTGGATGCCTTGTTCGACACCGATTTGAAGTCCTGCATTCAGGCCTGCTCGGCCAACGCGCAATGTACGGCGTTCACCTATAATACCCGGTCCGATGCCTGCTTTCCCAAAAGTGGCGTGAGCCGGCAAGAGACGTATCAAGGGGCTCTGTCTGCGCAAAAGGTGCCAGGCACTGAAAAGTCTCTAACCCTGGGAAAAATACGGGCTGAAACATTGAGCGCCCTGAGTTCTGACGATCTTGGGCGCGCAACAAAACAAGCCAGAGATTTGGGGTTCCTGCACCCGGCAGGAGGGTACGATCTGCAAGCCGTTCTGGATGCCGCGCTCGACGCGGGCAGTGTCACGCAGGCGATGCAGTGGACGGGTGTCGCCGTATCGCTCAGCGACACCCCGGATCTTTGGGTGGAATATGCGCGCCTGCTGCTGGCCATGAACCCTTCGGGTTGGAACGAGCGGCGCGATCTGCGCAATCGCGCGCTGAATGCGGCGATCAATGGCTATCTGCGTGCAGATGCTTCCGGCTCCCAGATCGCTGCCCTGATGATACTTGCAGAAGCCTTGGAAGAGGTTGAGCGCGGGCGCGACATGATCCCTGTTCTTCGGTTGGCCGAGCAGGTGCAACCGCGGGAAGACGTATTGGCCGCCTTGGACAACGCCATCGGTAAATATGGCTTCCGCGTGGTCGACAGCTCGGTCGAAAGCGATGCGGCTGCCCCCAGGATTTGTATCGAGTTCTCGGAACCTCTGGTCAAGGCTGGGGTTGATTATGATCCCTTCGTTCAGCGTGACGCTGACGGGCTGGTCGTGCAGGCCGATGACAGTCAGCTCTGCGTCGATGGGGTTGCGCATGGCCTGCGCTATCGCCTGACATTGCGCGAAGGCTTGCCTGCCGCCTCGGGCAAAGCACTGAACCGCAGCATTGAACTGACCCATTATGTTCGCGACCGGGCACCTTCGGTTCGGTTTCCCGGGCGCAGCTATGTCCTTCCGAATTCTGCGGGTGCGGCCTTGCCTGTCGAAACGGTCAATGTGACAGAACTTGACCTGACCCTGCGGCGGGTCAGTGACCGGAACCTCTTGCGTGCCGTGCAACAGGACTTTTTCGGCCGTCCGCTCAGTGAATGGCAGGAAAAAGAATTCTCGGACGAGATTGCTCAGGACATCTGGACGGGTACTGCCGAGGTTTCCAACCAGTTGAACCAGACCATGACGGCACGTCTTCCCATGGCCGAAGCGATCTTTGATCAACCTGCGGGTATCTATGCATTGACCGCCCGCGTTCCGGGAGCCGATCCCTATGACGATCCTGGCGCAACGCAATGGTTTGTTCTTTCTGATCTGGGGATCAGCACCGCCCTGGGCACAGACGGGCTGCACGTGACCGTGCGCGGACTAAGCGATGCAGTACCGCGCGAAGGTGTCGAAGTTTTGCTGGTCTCAGAGGCGAACGCTGTCATTGCGACGGCGCGGACCGATGAAACCGGCTATGTAAGCTTCGATCCGGGCCTGACGCGCGGAAAAGGGGCCAGTGCGCCTGCTCTGGTGACGGCGGCAAGTGATGACAGCGATTTCAGCTTTCTCTCGCTGACCGATCCTGCCTTTGACCTGTCGGATCGCGGCGTTGAAGGGCGCGCGCCGGCGGGGCCGGTCGATGTCTTTCTGACCACCGACCGAGGTGCTTATCGGGCTGGAGAGGTGATCCATGTCACTGCCCTGTCCCGCGATGGTAAGGCGCTGGCCATTGAGGGCCTGCCTCTGACTGCAATCCTGTATCGCCCGGACGGGGTGGAATACCGCCGGTCTGTCTCGGATGGCGGCGTTGCCGGGGGTCATGTCTTTGCCCTGCCTGTGGCCGCAGACGTGCCGCGTGGCGCATGGAAGATTGAAATCAAATCCGATCCCAAGGGCGATGCACTGGCGCGTCAGACCGTGCTCGTCGAGGATTTCCTGCCCGAACGTATCGATTTTGACCTGACCCTGCCCGACGCACCCTTGCGCCCCGGCGATAGTCCACCACTCTCGATCGACGCGCGCTATCTGTTTGGTGTGCCGGGGTCTGACCTGAGCATCGATGGGCAGGTCATCGCGCGCCCGGCGGACACGGTTCCGGGCTACGGAGGTTATCGCTTTGGTCGCTATGATGCAGAGACCTCGATCAAGAGCACATATTTCGGTGACATGCACACAGACACGGCGGGTCAAGCAACTGTGGCGGTCGAAGTCCCTGCATTAGAGACTGAAGGAAAGCCGATCGAGGTCGAGATCATCGCCCGACTGGCCGATGGCTCGGGCCGCCCGGTTGAGCGTCGCCTGACCGCGCCTGTCTTGCCGCCGCACCCTGTTATTGGGGTCAAGCCCCTGTTCGACGAGGTCATCCCGGAAGGCACGGAGGCTGCGTTTGAGATTGTCGGCCTTTCCCCTGACCTGACGCCCAGCCCGATGCGTCTGCGCTGGACGCTGAACAAGGTCGAAACGCGCTATCAATGGTATCAGCTGTACGGCAACTGGAATTGGGAACCAACTACGCGCCGCAGCCGTGTCGCCACTGGCGAAGTGGACGTCTCTACCGACCCTCTGACGCTGACACAGCCGGTGAAATGGGGGCGCTATGAACTGGTGGTGCAGCGTGTCGATGGGACGTATGCAGAAACCGCTATCGATTTCCATGCGGGCTGGTATCAGGCAGCCGATGCATCGACCACGCCGGACCGGCTTGAAATGTCGTTGGATCGCGACAGCTATCGCATCGGGGATACGGCGCAGTTGCGGATTGTACCGCGAATGGCCGGTGTCGCTCAGATAGAAGTCCTTTCGAACCGTCTGCTCCATCGCCAAATGGTGGAAGTGCCGGAAGGTGAAACTCTGATACCCATTGAGGTAACTAAGGATTGGGGCGCAGGGGCTTATGTCACCGCAACCGTGATCCGCCCAATGGATGTTGCAGCCGGTCAGAACCCGGCGCGGGCGATGGGTGTGGCCCATGCCAGCATCGATCCAGAGGACCACAAACTCTCCGTAACTGTCGATGTGCCCGAGGTCATCGCACCACGTCAGACGCAAAAAGCCCGTATCAGGGTCGAAAACGCCGCAGACAATGATCCGGTCTGGCTGACCCTGGCCGCTGTCGATGTGGGCATTCTGAACCTCACCGGGTTCGAAAGCCCGGACCCGCAAGGATACTATTTCGGGCAGCGTCGTCTGGGCGTTGATCTGCGGGATGTCTACGGGCGACTGATCGACGGCATGACCGGAGCCATGGGCACAGTGCGCTCGGGCGGCGACAGTGACAACGGGATGCGTCGCCAGTCTCCGCCGCCGACGCAAGACCTGATGGCCGTGTTCAGTGGCCCGGTCGAGATCGGTGCGGATGGTGAGGTTGAGATCGACATTCCCCTTCCCGCCTTCAACGGAACCGTCCGCCTGATGGCCGTCGCGTGGTCGCACAAAGCCGTCGGCCAGGCCGAAGCCGAAATGATCGTCCGCGACCCTGTGGTCGTCACCGCCAGCCTTCCGCGCTTCCTTGCCCCAGGCGATCAAAGCCGAATGCGTCTTGAGATCGTCCATGCGGATGGCACGCCCGGAGAAATGGCACTTGGCCTGACCGCCTCCAACGGTTTGGAACTGGGCGCGGCACCAGCCAGCTTTGTGCTGGAGGACGGTGGCAAGGCGGTTTTCGAGATCCCGATCACGGCCAGCGCCGTCGGCGATCCTGAAATCAGCGTGTCGATCACCACGCCTGATGGGCGCGACCTGTCGCAAACCCTGCGGATGCCGGTGCGCGCCAATGATCCGGTGATTGCGCAGACGCGGCGTTTTGCCTTGGGCGCAGGCGACAGCTTCCTGTTTTCACAGGATGTGTTTGACGGGTTCCAGCCGGGCTCGGCCAAGGCCATTCTGTCCGCCGGAGCATTGGCAAAATTCGACACACCCGGACTGCTGGATCAGCTGAACCGTTACCCCTATGGCTGCACCGAACAGATCACCAGCAAAGCGCTGCCGTTGCTGTACCTGTCATCCGTTGCGCAAGCCTCGGGGCTGGGGGATGGTCCGGTGGTGGATCAGCGCATCGGCGATTCGATCCGCAGCATCCTGACCCGTCAGGCCGCGAACGGAGCCTTTGGCCTGTGGCGCGCAGGCAGCGGGGATTTCTGGCTGGACGCCTATGTGACCGACTTCCTGTCCCGTGCCCGCACTCAGGGACATCCCGTGCCAGACCGGGCTTTCGCTCAGGCAATGGATAACCTTCGGAACAGGGTCAATTATGCACCAGATTTTGACGAAGGCGGTCAGGACATCGCCTATGCCCTGATGGTTCTTGCACGGGAAGGCGCGGCCTCGATGGGCGATCTGCGCTATTACGCTGATGTTAAAGGGGATGCCTTCGACACCCCTCTGGCGGCGGCACAACTGGGCGCAGCTCTGGCCTCTTACGGCGACCAGACCCGTGCGGATTCGATGTTCAACCGTGCCGCGCTAATGCTGGATCGGCAACAGAACCAGCAACAGAACGTCTGGCGCGCTGACTACGGCACCTACCTGCGGGATGCGGCCGGTCTGTTGACCCTTGCCGTGGGCGCAGGTAGCGAGGCGATTGACCGCGATGCTTTGATCCAACGGGTGAGCACAGGCCGCACGCCGCTGTCTACTCAGGAGGCCACGTGGTCGTTGCTGGCGGCGCACGAGCTTGTGTCTGACACAACGGAATCGGGCTTGATGGTCAACGGCGCGCCGGTTTCTGGTCCGTTTGTGAAGGTTCTGCAATCCGGACAGGCGGATGATATCAACATCATGGCCGCCGACGGTCAGGCGACGGATATCACCTTGACGATCACGGGCATTCCGGAATCTCCGCCGGAGGCGGGCGGCACCGGCTACGCGATCGAACGGCAGTACTACTCGATGGATGGCGATTTGATCGACGCAAACAGCTTTGCCGTGGGTGACCGGTTCGTCACAGTACTGCAAGTAACACCGTTCGAAAGCGGCGGAGCACGGTTGATGGTGGACGATCCGCTATCCGCCGGGATCGAGATCGACAACCCGAGCCTGCTCCGCTCGGGCGATGTGCGGGCACTCGACTGGCTGGACCTGTCCGACGCTACCCATACCGAGTTCCGTTCGGACCGGTTCCTGGCCGCCGTTGATTTGTCCGGTCGTGAGAGGGTAACGCTGGCCTACGTGGCGCGCGCCGTAACGCCGGGCGTGTTCCATCATCCTGCAGCCTCGGTCGAAGATATGTACCGCCCGCAGAACCGCGCGCGTACGTCGACCAGGCAGGTTGAGGTTCAGTGA
- a CDS encoding response regulator: MSLANKLAQERRARLAAERMLALKQAELSTANRKLGQHAMALTRRIGETQAEVETVRGENEKVKSDLTVAHAKIEIAERRLWHSIQTIQDGFAFFDGDSRLISANAAYLSVFEGLDEVAPGISYQRILQLLTTEGIVDIGDETAEEWQARMQARWNRSSPPPIVMQLWNGHFIRLIDQRGSGGDVVSLALNITASVRHETELKAARQRAEAANRAKSAFLANMSHEIRTPMNGIVGMTELLDESPLDEEQRLYVNTIRNSGEALLVIINDVLDYSKIEVDKLVLHPEPFDLERCILEVAMLLQPSVRDKGLTLLVDYDLFLPTLFVGDPGRIRQVLTNLVGNAVKFTKEGHVLVRVTGVPHSQAQTCDIHVAIEDTGIGIDADKINHVFGEFNQVEDERNRQFEGTGLGLAISRRLITMMGGSVWVESEPGRGSCFGFRVSLPTAEGPQPEPPKLSGCVKHVMVVEDLAVNRAILAKQLGRLGAEVTVCASGAEALAEMHDAIELVLCDHDLPDMDGLDLAITLKDRGWGDASVIVMSANPSLIHTHPARDLINGVLQKPIPRAELYSGLVALRGNSPPECRSTQQSSVSDKEETKVLETRRMKILAAEDNHTNQLILKKMVQDLQIDLRFASNGIEAVEIFQEFDPDLIFMDISMPKMDGKQATTEIRRIEVETGRHVPIVALTAHAMAGDDQGILSAGLDYYMTKPLRKNHIHQMILQHQPDGVSNVMDNHLVQEHSPMCDRKQDPASSG, from the coding sequence ATGAGTCTTGCGAACAAACTGGCACAGGAACGGCGCGCGCGTCTGGCAGCAGAACGAATGCTTGCCTTGAAACAGGCCGAACTTTCGACTGCAAATCGAAAACTGGGCCAACACGCCATGGCGCTGACCAGGCGTATTGGTGAAACTCAGGCCGAAGTTGAAACTGTCCGCGGTGAAAACGAAAAGGTCAAATCCGATCTTACCGTCGCCCATGCCAAGATCGAGATTGCTGAACGCCGCCTGTGGCATTCGATCCAGACCATTCAGGACGGGTTTGCTTTCTTTGACGGCGACAGCAGGCTTATCAGCGCAAATGCAGCATATCTAAGTGTTTTTGAAGGCCTGGATGAAGTCGCACCGGGGATTTCCTATCAGCGGATTCTGCAATTGCTGACCACCGAAGGAATTGTAGACATTGGCGACGAAACTGCCGAGGAATGGCAGGCCAGAATGCAGGCCCGCTGGAATCGTTCCAGTCCACCTCCAATCGTCATGCAACTGTGGAACGGCCACTTCATCCGCCTGATCGATCAGCGTGGCAGCGGCGGTGACGTGGTCAGCCTGGCACTCAACATCACCGCGTCGGTCCGGCACGAAACAGAATTGAAGGCTGCCCGCCAACGGGCGGAAGCGGCCAACAGGGCCAAATCAGCCTTTCTCGCCAATATGAGCCACGAAATCCGCACGCCGATGAATGGTATCGTCGGTATGACCGAATTGCTTGATGAATCTCCTCTGGACGAAGAACAGCGGCTCTATGTCAACACGATCCGCAATTCGGGTGAGGCATTGTTGGTTATCATCAACGACGTGCTTGATTATTCCAAGATCGAGGTGGACAAACTGGTTCTACACCCTGAACCCTTCGATCTGGAGCGCTGCATCCTTGAGGTCGCGATGCTGTTGCAACCCAGCGTACGCGACAAGGGGCTCACCTTGCTTGTGGATTACGACCTTTTCCTGCCCACCCTTTTTGTAGGAGATCCCGGCCGAATACGGCAAGTTCTGACCAACCTGGTGGGCAACGCGGTCAAATTCACCAAGGAAGGGCATGTACTGGTCCGTGTGACAGGCGTTCCGCATTCCCAGGCTCAGACATGCGACATCCATGTTGCCATCGAAGATACCGGCATCGGCATAGACGCGGACAAGATCAACCACGTTTTTGGTGAGTTCAATCAGGTCGAAGATGAACGCAATCGTCAATTTGAAGGTACCGGGTTGGGTCTTGCCATCAGCAGGCGCCTGATCACCATGATGGGCGGTTCGGTCTGGGTTGAAAGCGAACCGGGTCGGGGATCCTGTTTCGGGTTCAGGGTGTCACTGCCCACGGCAGAAGGCCCACAGCCGGAACCTCCGAAACTGTCGGGTTGCGTGAAACACGTCATGGTGGTCGAGGATCTGGCCGTAAACCGGGCCATTCTGGCGAAACAACTTGGCCGTTTAGGGGCCGAAGTGACGGTTTGCGCGTCAGGGGCCGAGGCGCTGGCAGAAATGCATGACGCAATTGAACTTGTCCTGTGCGATCATGATCTGCCAGATATGGATGGATTGGACCTGGCCATCACCCTTAAAGACCGTGGGTGGGGCGATGCCTCGGTCATCGTGATGTCTGCAAATCCATCTCTGATCCACACGCACCCGGCCCGCGACCTGATCAACGGTGTGTTGCAGAAGCCGATCCCCAGGGCCGAGTTGTATTCCGGGCTCGTGGCTCTCAGGGGTAATTCGCCGCCAGAATGTCGTTCTACGCAGCAAAGTTCCGTCTCTGACAAAGAAGAAACCAAGGTGTTGGAAACAAGGCGCATGAAGATACTTGCGGCCGAAGACAATCATACCAATCAGCTGATCCTGAAAAAGATGGTCCAAGACCTGCAAATAGATTTGCGATTTGCCTCCAATGGGATTGAAGCCGTTGAGATCTTTCAGGAGTTTGACCCGGACTTGATCTTCATGGATATTTCCATGCCGAAGATGGACGGCAAACAGGCCACTACCGAAATCCGCAGGATTGAGGTCGAAACAGGGCGTCATGTCCCGATCGTTGCCTTGACGGCTCATGCAATGGCCGGTGACGACCAGGGCATCTTGTCCGCGGGGTTGGATTACTACATGACGAAACCGCTGCGCAAAAATCATATTCATCAAATGATCCTGCAACACCAACCAGACGGGGTAAGCAATGTTATGGACAATCACCTCGTCCAGGAGCATTCACCCATGTGTGACCGCAAACAGGATCCTGCTTCATCTGGCTGA